atggtattgagtgcaaattcaatatagacacaattgctcctccttgcactgagtggatatcgtcttctatgaagtggatattacttctgggctgggagCCATACAGTTTCAACCATTTGATATGTACGTCTTCTCACAGATGTAttcaacatcacactacacacacatttatcacacttgtcacatacacccccatgtaaatccatctaaccacactaccatcctgacaaaggacctgattattacgggacccctttgtagagacttacatatacaaagtacgtttccagggacttaacagagtggctgaaacaaatggtgtaacataaagtctgttacttaccgatcggttttggtttcagtgactccccaggtccttccagattagtggactttgcacaaaattctcattaggaggtcccgggctgttcggcaccataactgtcgaagaaacccctaccaggtagcaccttttgggatgggcgctctaatgggctccctctgctttgtcaggtggtattcaaatatggtaattgaagtatcagcagtgcaccgggagatcaataaagacaatagcaatctgtcgtctcaatcaatattctcatttattatcaagatacataggttaatataccctcagggcgtaccctctaaccagggtgttacctctcatggaacaaccaatcataacattttacacgtagactgaaaatacgtcacagggaccttcccactgaggtcacatgatctttctaacacctgcaaatcctggcctacaaacaatagaaatgtaggaggttttcataagtgtatgtggtgatttcatatatgtgtgtgaaatactgagataaagaattaattggaaatataataATTATTTCAGGTCTtggcgttctgccagactcctatctaccagtattgaaggccacgaagaagaacacaaagtaataacttattcccttgtgatttaaGCAGAACCAGAAAgagatcattacaaaatggagaatccatatcttcataatccggcatcctgctggATAATTCATAGTGTcgtttaatacagagaacataagcaatttgaccagcCATCacactggtaatatgaagaaacagggacgtaatgctgataatatgaggggacagggacattatgctggtaatatgaaggaacagggacataatgcctgtaatatgaagaaacagggacatcatgcctgtaatatgttaccaccgcatgtgtataaaaatgaccattgtacagaacaaacactattacactttgtgtctcctttacttcctcatagattgtaagctcttgcgagcagggtcctcactccccaggtttgaattgtaaatggactttgtcactatgtaatgtctgatattgtttgtttcatgtcccctctaaattgtaaagtgctgcgtaatatgttggagctatataaataaagattattattattataatatgaaggaacagggacataatgccggtaatatgaaggaaaaaggagataatgccggtaatatgaaggaacagtgacgtaatgccggtaagatgagggaacaggggcataatgccggttatatgaaggattaGGGACGTAATTTCGGTAatttgaagaaacagggacgtaatacaggtaatatgaagaaacagggacgtaatgccgataatatgaaggagcagggacgtaatgccggtaatatgaaggaacagggacataatgccggtaatatgaaagtacaagtagAAGCGGGAAAAGTGCGGCCAGTATTGTAAAATGAGCTtgcaattcaaaatctgagttAAGCCAATCAACGGGAGGGGGAGGGATTTGTAATGTAAATTAGCTGAGGGAAACGCCCCGGAAGTGACATGAATAACAGTTCTCTCTCTGGTCCGCCCAAGGTCTATATAAAGATGCGCCCCGCGGTTCTCGGTACAATATTTCTCTTTAGCTCCAGCTTACAGGATGTCTGGTCGtggtaaaggaggaaaaggactcgGAAAGGGCGGTGCTAAGCGGCATAGgaaggtgctccgtgataacatccagggcatcaccaagcctgcaatccgccgtctagctcgcaggggaggcgtcaaacgcatctccggtctcatctatgaagagactcgcggcgtcctgaaggttttcctggagaacgtcatccgtgacgccgtcacctacaccgagcacGCCAAGAGGAAGACTGTCACCGCTATGGACGTGGTGTACGCGCTCAAGCGCCAGGGCCGCACTCTCTACGGCTTCGGAGGTTAATTCCGCTCCTGCTCAGCTCcatcttacacaacacaaaggctcttctcagagccgccacatcctctatagatcagctatgatgtctgctggtgaccgctcgtgtatctgagcagtgaccttctacttctatatacacgggggtaggggcttcGTTATCACGTTGGTCTTCCAGTGAGGTGCCGGATATGTGGACCGCAGTGTGTCCCCTAATagcgtcctagaagcagctgactgaattgggtcttagaccagggaATGTTAATGTGAAGGGAGAGTACCTTAGTGCTATACTTGCTGCCGAGTGATCCTCAGGCAGGAAAACACatcctcgtagcggcgctgccggacgccgtttgtgccgatgcctgcacgtacaggagtggcagaaacaccgctgaatatccgcttagttgctcatagcgctgtataagcgcccgagcagtggatcaaacagcggacttgcggtgttgcgtcttcggcgtccagcttgctgctgggcaacgtgctttccgcaatccttggagagagggacagtgttttcttagctgctgtcactgctactaatgttaccagattcttacaacaaacaataaatctgttactgggaccaactttgacacaagtatcggctcggcccgtatctcattctgccggacggctgggattaataaggctgctggcaataaatctgttaacctctagtactaataatgaatctgtctgctgtccatatataggactcactttattacagtaagggcatgaccacacatggcggaattcctccgcaactgtccgcatcaatgccgcacctaatccgggttgcggattacggctgcggatctgcacaaaatgtgcagaaaattgatgcggactagctgctgcggactgcgggaaaagtgcttcccttctccctatcagtgcaggatagagagaagggacagcactttccctagtgaaagtaaaagaaattcatacttaccgcccgttgtctttatgacgcgtccctccttcggcatccagcccgacctccctggatgacgcgccagtccatgtgaccgctgcagcctgtgcttggcctgtgattggctgcagccgtcacttactctgaaacgtcatcctgggaggccggactggagacagaaacagggagttctcggtaagtacgaacttcatttttttttacagatacatgtatattgagatcggtagtcactgtcccgggtgcagaaacagttactgccgatcgcttaactctttcagcaccctggacagtgactatttactgacgtctcctagcaacgctcccgtcattacgggagccccattgacttcctcagtctggctgtagacctagaaatacataggtccagccagaatgaagaaatgtcaagtaaaaaaagcaagacgcatccgcagcacacatgacatgtgcatgacagctgcggacttcattgcggaactttgaatctccattgaagtcaatggagaaattccgccatgagtccgccactgctccgcaacagacagagcatgctgcggacaccaaattccgctccgcagcctatgctccgcagcggaattgtacgcatcgtgtaaacgaacactgcgaaattaaagtgaaagtcaatgtagaaacggctccgctgcggattaacgctgcggagtgtccgcagcggaatttaagtgcaattccgccatgtgtgaacccgcccaaacgcgtgcagtttcttgcagagcaacatttagtgagacgcattcaatgaatgaaaaaggagaaactgatgcagctgatacggcatttttcaagagcaaaacccaatgttggaggggccgtgttttccaagctgctctcattgctacaaatgttacgagattttcaaaacaaactagcaatttgtagcaccaagttccacataagtatggacttgcattgtcttgtatgtcactttgccagactgctggtataatcgcgctgctggcaatacaatgacaggaaacagaatgcacctatttctacttcgtactaacactgtgcgttgtctatacttaggactcccctcatcccactaacgcatgaagttgctgcagagtaacatttagtgagacgcattcGAAGAATCCAGTGAGACTGGAAGATATAATTTAAGACACTATGTAGTCGGGGGCGGGTTGTAGATCGTGAACATgaatcactggagtagttgtactattaatgtgttctgtacagtatagttagtgcaccaatgaggacagcgccaccatctGCACGAGGCAGTAGTGAATGTATAGGTAATGAGTAACGCAATTCTACACCCACCCACCCTACGGCTTCCTCTTCACTGTGAAACCCCTCGTTATATGAATTCATATGGGTAGATCTCTGTACAAGCAGAGCCACTTATCTGGCGCAGAACGTTTACATATCGGAGATCAGCGGTGAGCTCTGCTCTAAGGACAATGTGGGCGGCTCTTAAAAGGGTAGTAGTCAGATTTATAACATAGATGCCCGGGAAACTGCTTGCTTGTTCTCTATCGTCGTCAATCACACTGGCGAGGACTGGATAAAGggtggttattgtaatacaagtggagcagactctggtgtatcctctgtgccgggtattgtaatacaagtggagcagactctggtgtctcctctgtgccgggtaatgtaatacaagtggagcagactctggtgtctcctctgtgccgggtattgtaatacaagtggagcagactctggtgtctcctctgtgccaggtATTGCAATACAGACTTTGCTGTTACAATAATCTTGCACACAACAACAAAGTTTGCTCCACCCGTATTACAATACCCGAttttttttggtgcaaggttattgtagccgcaaactctagtgtgttgagtcgttattgtaatacaggtggaacaGCCTTTATTTCTtgtctgtgagggcttattttaatacaggtggagcagactctggtgtttgtgcctggttattggaggagcagtctctggtgacttctacacgctgtaatagaatagggacataatgccggtaatatgagggaacaggggcataatgccggtaatatgagggaacagggacatgatgccggtaatatgagggatcagggacataatgcctgtaatatgagggaacagggacataaagccggtaatatgaaggaatagggacataatgcctgtaagatgagggaacagggacataatgccggtatgatgagggaacagggagaaaatgccgataagatgaaggaacaaggacataatgccgggaatatgaaggaacagggacataaagcctatagtatgaaggaacagggatataatgccggtaatatgaaggaacagggacataatgctggtaagatgagggaacagggacataaagcctgtaatatgaaggaacaagaacataatgcctgtaatatgaaggaagagggacataatggctgtaatatgaaggaacagggacataatgccggtaatatgaaggaacagggacaagatgccggtaagatgagggaacagggatataatgccagtaatatgtaggaacagggacataataccgctaatatgaaggaacagggacataatgcctgcaagatgattgAACAGGGACATgtaaccagcattatgtccctgtgccctcctacaggggacataatggcagtaaaatgaggggacagggacatttagcaggtaatatgaaggcacagggacataatgccagtaagatgagggaacagggacataatgccggttatatgaaggaacagagacataatgccggtaatatgaaggaacaaggatataatcccggtaagatgaaggaacagggacgtaataccgataatatgaaggaacagggacataatgccggtaggatgagggaacagggaaataatgccggaaataataaggaacagggacataaagcctgtaatatgaaggaacagggacataaagcctgtaatatgaaggaacagggacataaagcctgtaatatgagggaacaaggacataaagccggtaatatgaaggaacagggacatgatgcctcgaagatgagggaacagggacatattaccggcattgtgtccctgtaccctcctacaggggacataatgccagtaatatgaggggacagggacaataCTACGGTGTCTTGTCTTTTGCCGGCTTAATGTAGTACGAGAGGAACACACAGTGTCTGTTCCCTCCTCTGTGCtacgttatagttatacaggtggagaagtctctagtgtcctgtctgtgtccgggtaatgtactgctggaggagcaggttctggggtctggcctgtgtcaggttagttTAGTAAAGGAGGAGCAGACTTGTGTCTTTTATGTGCTGGGaagttgtaatacaggtggagcagacgctGGTGTCTTGCCTGTGACGACTTATTGTAACATAGGTAGAGCAAACTCTGGTgtttcctctgtgctgggttattgtaacacaggtggagcagtttctggtgtctcctctgtgccaagtTACAGTAAGACAGGCGGAAGACACTCCGACATCGCGTCTGTGCCGGGTTACCCTTCTGGGCTCTCTGCAGCTCCAGGTCGCCCCCGCATCGGACAATCAGCTTCCCGCACGTTAGACATTGTGGTAAAGAACCCTGTGATAGTGACAAGTGCCGGGAATAGAGGGCACGAGCTCCCGCAAACACATTTATCTTGTCCGATCACAGCGACGTGCAGATCGGCAGAACTATGGCAGAGATCCCGGGGCCTCCTCCCGGCTCCTTCCCAGCATCTCTGCCAGTGAAGGCTAGAAATGAGTAGGGGGAATGTCAGGGAGGGGGAAGTCACGTAGAGAGCCCGCTCGCCCGGCCGCTTCTAGTCGGAAAGGGCTCTTATCCCGGGCAGGGAAGAACAAGGGGAGAGCGGAGCTTCACTCCTGTCAGATGAGGAAAGGAAGGACATGTGATCAGTGTCAGCCAATAGACGCTCAGGACAATCGCAGCCAATCACCGAGCataactggcattatgtcctttgtaggagggtacagggacacaatgccggtaacatgtccctgttctctcatcttaccgacattatgtccctgttccttcatattaccggctttatgtccctgttccctcatattaccggcattacatccctgttccttcatattacaggcattatgtccctgttccttcatattagcggcattatgtccctgctccctcatcttacaggcattatgtccctcttccttcaaattaccggcattttgtccctgttttttcttattacaggcattatgtccctgttcctacatattaccggcattatgtccctgttccttcatattaccggcattatgtccctgttccttcatattacaggcattatgtccctgttccttcatataacaggcattttgtccctgtttcttcttattacaggcattatgtccctgttccaacatattaccggcattatgtccctgttccttcatattacaggcattatgtccctgttccttcatattaccggcattatgtccctgttcattcatattacaggcattatgtccctgttccctcatattaccggcattatgtccatgttccttcatattacaggcattatgtccttgttccttcctattaccgccattacgtccctgttccttcatattaccggcattttttccctgtttcttcttattacaggcattatgtccctgttccttcatattaccggcattatgtccctgttcctacatattaccggcattatgtccctgttccttcatattaccggcattatgtccctgttccttcatcttacaggcattatgtccctgttccttcttattacaggcattttgtacctgttccttcatcttacaagcattatgtccctgttccttcttattaccggcattatgtccctgttccttcatcttacaggcattatgtccccgttcctttatattacagccattttgtacctgttcctttatattacaggcattttgtacctgttccttcttattacaggcattacgtccctgttcctccatattaccggcattatgtccctgttccttcttattacaggcattatgtccctgttccttcatattactattATTGTTCTGGACTTCAGTCATCAGCTTGTTTCTGTATTCTGCCACTCTCTCGCTCCTTTTGATTTCTTGTCTGGTACATGTAGCTCtaatccgggctttcactactccgggctttcactactccgggttttcactactccgggctttcactactccgggctttcactactccgggctttcactactccggcctttcactactccggcctttcactactccgggctttcactactctgggttttcactactccgggctttcactactccgggttttcactactccgggctttcactactccgggttttcactactccgggctttcactactccgggctttcactactccgggttttgaGCCCTGGTCTGTACTGTGACTACGTCCTCGTCTTGTCATATCCTCATTGCTCTCTTAGTGATGACCCTTAGCTCTGTTCCGGACTGCGCCTCTGATCTTGCCACTAACATCCCTATGCAATGCTCCACTGCCAATTTGTCATTACTCTCGGGACTGCAACCTAGGAATCCAAACGGGAAAATCAATACCTCCTTGCTGGGGTTAAAGGTGAGGAAGAGAGAGATTCCTTAAAGCATCACCAAACGTGACAACgtgccctcctacacgggacataatgccgggattatgagggaacagggacattatgccggtaatatgagaggacagggacataatgccagtaatatgagggaacagggacattatgccggtaatatgagggaacagggacattacgccggtaatatgagggaacatggacattatgccggtaatatgagaggacagggacataatgccggtaatatgagggaacatggacataatgccggtaatatgaagaaacagggacataattgctgggtgtatatagtggagtgctggttgtatattgtatatttctggatgtaaatagtggagtgctaggtgtatatggtatattgatgggtgtatatagtggagcaccggttgtatatagtggagtgctgggtgtatatagtggagtgctgggtgtatatagtggagtgctgggtgtatatagtggagtgctgggtgtatatagtggagagttgggtgtatatagtggagtgctgggtgtatatagtggagcgctgggtgtatatagtatattgctgggtgtatatagtggagtgctggttgtatatggaatattgctggatgtatatagtatattgctgggtgtatatagtggagtgctggttgtatatggtaaattgctgggtgtatatagaggagtgctggttgtatatggtatattgctgggtgtatatagtggagtgctgggtgtatatagtggagtgctgggtgtatatagtggagggctgggtgtatatagtggagagctgggtgtatatagtggagtgctgggtgtatatagtggagtgctgggtgtatatagtggagtgctgggtgtatatagtggagtgctgggtgtataaggtggagtgctgggtgtatatagtgtattgctgggtgtaaatagtggagtgctgggtgtatatggtatattgctgggtgtatatattggagcggtggttgtatatagtggagcgctgggtatatatggtatattgatgggtgtatatagtggagtgctgggtgtatatagtggagtgctgggtgtatatagtggagtgctgggtgtatatagtggagtgctgggtgtataaagtggagtgctgggtgtataaagtggagtgctgggtgtatatagtggagtgctgggtgtatatagtggagtgctgggtgtatatagtggagtgctgggtgtatatagtggagtgctgggtgtatata
This genomic window from Rhinoderma darwinii isolate aRhiDar2 unplaced genomic scaffold, aRhiDar2.hap1 Scaffold_423, whole genome shotgun sequence contains:
- the LOC142710259 gene encoding histone H4, giving the protein MSGRGKGGKGLGKGGAKRHRKVLRDNIQGITKPAIRRLARRGGVKRISGLIYEETRGVLKVFLENVIRDAVTYTEHAKRKTVTAMDVVYALKRQGRTLYGFGG